The DNA region AGACCGGTTTCAAGTACGAAACAAGACATGCCGGGGAGCGGCAACCCATGTTTCGTTTTCCTTGCTTTGGACGCCGGCATTCGGCAATTGGTGACATCCTCAGTGTACGTGCATTTCCGGCGCGCTCCCATCGATTTTCCTTTCATTTCGCCGTCGCAGCCTTACATTTTTGCAAGGTTTCGTGAACCCGTGTAATTCAAGGAAAGTTGAGAGAACGATGTTGAAAAAAGACAATGCCTTACCAAATGATTGGCAAGACATTGTCCGTGAATCACCGTTTCAAACTATTGCTTTGTGTATGTGATGGAAACGGCGGTTCCTTTCCCGACTTTGGATTCGATATGGATCGAGTGGTTCAATTTTTCCAACACCTTTTTCACCAAATACAACCCCATCCCGGTGGCTTGGGCAAATTGTCTGCCGTTTTCTCCCGTGAAAAACGGCTCAAACACACGCGGGAGATCCTGAGGGGGGATCCCCGGACCCTCATCACGAATGGTCAATACGGTCTCTTGATCCTGTTTTTCCAATGTTATGTGGAGAAAGCTGCTTTGCTTGGACTGAGAAGCATATTTCAAGGCATTTTGGATGATTTGTTCGATCACGAAACGGTTCCACTTTTTGTCTGTGTAGATGATCCAATCCCCTTGTTCAGCTGTCAACTTGGGAAAGATTCTGTATCGGATAAACAATTTCTTTTTGGAATGAATCACATCCCGAACCATTTCGAGCAGAGAGACCGGACGGATTTGGTAGTCCGTCGCAAAATCGGTCAATCTGGCCATGGACAAGACCATGTCCAAGCCGGTGCTTATTTTTTCTGCCTCTTCCTCCATGCTCTTTAACAACTCCCGCTGTTCCGGAGAAATGTCGTTCGTTTGATGACTCAACAGCAGCAGTGTGGATACGGGTGTTTTCATTTGATGAACCCACAGATTCATGAATTCCACATGTTGTTGCCGGGTGGTTTGAAATTGATGACGCTCTTCCACTGCCAATTGATAAAAATGCTGAATCACGTTGCTGACGAGATCGCGTTCCGGACTTCCGGTTTTTTCCCATTCGGCAAACCAATCGACCGAGGAAGCACGCGCGGATGCCTCCAGTTGCCGGTAATACGGATACCAACGCAGGAATTGGAGAACGAGAAACAATAAGAGCCAAACGGAAGACAACAACAAGGCATAACCGAGATGGCGATTGAGAGGCGTCAGCTTGGCTTTCTCAAACGAAAGGATCAACGCGAACAACAAATACACGATTCCCAGACCTGAATAATACACAATGATCCAACCGGCCCGTTCACGGAGAAAAATGTAGAGGGCTCGCTTCATGTTTGATCCCTTTCCATTCGTTTCGGGTTCAGCTTGTACCCGACTCCGCGCTTCGTTTCGATCAGGGAATCCAAACCCCAAGGGCTCAATTTTTTTCGAAGACGGGTGACGTTCACGGTAAGCGTGTTATCGTCGACAAAGGTGCAGTCATCCCACAGCACTTCCAAACACTCTTCCCTTGTCACCACTTCACCGGCTCTTTGCATCAGCAGGTGCAACAATTTCCATTCGTTTTTGGTCAAGGGTTGAGTTTGACCCTGATAAACGACCTCCATCTTGTTGACAAGCAATTTCAACTCACCGATCTGGATCACTGACTCGTTTGTGTTCTCCTCATTGGCAAGCTCTCCGTAAACCCGTCTGAGAATGGCTTTTATTTTGGCGAGCAATACTTCCGGATGAAACGGCTTTGTCATATAATCATCGCCGCCGCTCTCCAGGCCCAACACTTGCTCGATCTCACTGTCCCGGGCTGTCAAATAAAGGATGGGAACCGAGGAATGCCGGCGAATGCGGCGGCACAGATGGTAGCCATC from Staphylospora marina includes:
- a CDS encoding sensor histidine kinase; this encodes MKRALYIFLRERAGWIIVYYSGLGIVYLLFALILSFEKAKLTPLNRHLGYALLLSSVWLLLFLVLQFLRWYPYYRQLEASARASSVDWFAEWEKTGSPERDLVSNVIQHFYQLAVEERHQFQTTRQQHVEFMNLWVHQMKTPVSTLLLLSHQTNDISPEQRELLKSMEEEAEKISTGLDMVLSMARLTDFATDYQIRPVSLLEMVRDVIHSKKKLFIRYRIFPKLTAEQGDWIIYTDKKWNRFVIEQIIQNALKYASQSKQSSFLHITLEKQDQETVLTIRDEGPGIPPQDLPRVFEPFFTGENGRQFAQATGMGLYLVKKVLEKLNHSIHIESKVGKGTAVSITYTKQ
- a CDS encoding response regulator transcription factor; the protein is MEYTIYIVEDERKIAEWIRSFLVPYGYRVELVQDFARVVEECEELNPHLVILDVNLPYQDGYHLCRRIRRHSSVPILYLTARDSEIEQVLGLESGGDDYMTKPFHPEVLLAKIKAILRRVYGELANEENTNESVIQIGELKLLVNKMEVVYQGQTQPLTKNEWKLLHLLMQRAGEVVTREECLEVLWDDCTFVDDNTLTVNVTRLRKKLSPWGLDSLIETKRGVGYKLNPKRMERDQT